One Hevea brasiliensis isolate MT/VB/25A 57/8 chromosome 5, ASM3005281v1, whole genome shotgun sequence genomic region harbors:
- the LOC110644066 gene encoding UPF0481 protein At3g47200 produces MQYSETKELADEIRAQLSEVPSANREYCIGRVRRRLREAHRILYIPMTISIGPLHHSRSDLSAMEKYKQQYTKSFLEQSPHLFLEDYLKALQGLVEKTRKCYGEEINLSSKKFKKMMLYDGCFIIELFLRFKKEVPGSEDDPIFRRIGLLNRIKRDMILFENQLPFFVLQCLFNLSTVFNGGPSLIELALHFFSDIIPGHRSIPQEQGADLKHLLDLLRHSYAPSWIDANLMDDDPELLMYSATDLKLKAAVKFRTASKAGSLLDIKFHSNGLMEIPRLKLQAETETLFRNFMAFEQCCERSNAYITDYISFMGCLIKAWDDADLLCDAGIIESHLPWDPLAITDLFRTLSKELIVYNCYYSRLCKRMSLRCIRPRQPWPLTETLTYDCSANLKILGFLLVFMWLVWLHLIFP; encoded by the coding sequence ATGCAGTACAGTGAAACTAAAGAATTAGCAGATGAGATTAGAGCACAACTAAGTGAAGTACCTTCAGCAAACCGAGAGTATTGCATTGGTAGAGTGCGCAGACGACTCCGAGAAGCTCATAGGATACTTTACATTCCCATGACAATCTCAATAGGTCCTCTTCATCACAGCAGGAGTGACCTAAGCGCTATGGAAAAGTACAAACAACAGTACACAAAATCTTTCCTTGAGCAAAGTCCACACTTGTTTCTTGAAGATTACCTGAAAGCACTGCAAGGTCTAGTAGAGAAAACAAGAAAATGTTACGGGGAAGAAATTAACCTCAGTAGCAAGAAATTCAAGAAAATGATGTTGTATGATGGATGCTTCATCATCGAGCTATTTCTTCGGTTCAAGAAGGAGGTTCCAGGATCAGAAGATGATCCGATATTCAGAAGAATTGGATTGCTTAATCGAATCAAACGAGACATGATATTGTTCGAAAATCAGCTTCCATTTTTTGTTCTTCAATGCTTGTTTAATCTAAGTACAGTATTCAATGGAGGACCTTCTCTCATAGAACTGGCACTTCATTTTTTCAGTGATATAATTCCAGGACACAGAAGTATCCCCCAAGAACAGGGTGCTGATCTTAAGCATTTACTTGACCTCCTACGCCATAGCTATGCACCATCTTGGATTGACGCGAATCTAATGGACGATGATCCTGAGCTACTTATGTACAGTGCTACTGATCTTAAACTCAAAGCTGCAGTTAAGTTTAGGACAGCTTCCAAGGCAGGAAGCTTATTAGACATTAAGTTTCACTCTAATGGGTTGATGGAGATCCCACGATTGAAGCTTCAGGCTGAGACTGAAACTCTCTTTCGAAATTTTATGGCGTTCGAGCAGTGTTGTGAGAGGTCTAATGCTTATATCACTGATTATATCTCCTTCATGGGGTGCTTGATTAAGGCTTGGGATGATGCGGATTTGCTGTGTGACGCCGGAATCATAGAGAGTCACTTGCCATGGGACCCTCTTGCCATTACCGATCTTTTCAGGACTCTAAGCAAGGAGTTGATAGTGTACAATTGCTATTATTCCAGACTCTGCAAGAGGATGAGCCTTCGTTGCATTAGGCCGCGGCAGCCATGGCCCTTGACGGAAACCTTGACGTATGATTGCTCCGCCAATTTGAAAATTCTGGGATTTCTCCTGGTTTTTATGTGGTTGGTTTGGTTGCATTTAATTTTCCCTTGA